TTGGAATTAGACATAGAAGTCTGTTTAAGTATTTGTAGGCATTTATTGACATTCTGCAAGGGCCTAGTATTCTATCTGTTGAATTGTTGTTATTGATCTTGAATATACAGTTCAATTACCTGATTAAACAGTAGTAAATTATCTGCCTGTCAGTTATGTCATTAATAGATTAATAAACCCCTTTGACCCTGATCTAAACTACACAAGTTGAGGAGTTTCTTCCTGTGAGAGCACTTTCTCTGTCATCAACTAGAACAGCTTTATGCATGAAGTGCTGCCTgctaaaagaaaggaaaattagtCATGCCTACTTGCAGATGAATCATAAATCTGGAACACACCTGCACTCAGATGAACATACTGTCCAtattggttttgctttgctacACTAAACACTCTTCAAAGTTTCCTCACTTGCACATTCATCTGAAATACAGAAGGTAAAAGATGTCAGTACTTGACTGTTGACCTTTCTAGAGAATCCCTCTAACAGTATAACTATACCAGAAAACTTTAACATGTTAATGTGTTGGCAGTCACGTGTCAAGTCACAGTATTTTAGCTGGGAAAACAACCCAGCATTTGATGCCTGAAACTAGGGTTTAACATGAAACTAAGGATGGAATTCCAAATTTTAGCTCATCTGACCCAGTACTTGGAAAAGTCAGAAAATGAACACTCCAGAAAAGATCAGGCCCCTAAGCCAACACACTGTAGGCACAAAAGCACCATCTATGAATCTTAGCGAGAGAGTTTCACTGAACCAGATGTACTGGCCCTAGCCCTTACGTAGCTGTACTTGGAGGACAGACAACCGGCTTCATGTACCTACACACGTGGTCTGTCAAAAACAGCACTGCGTGGCCATGGACTGGATAAAAACCTCTAGAGCACCTTTACACACTTCTCCGTGTCTTTAACCCGGGCTGTGGGACCGTTACTTCAAAGCCATGTCGCTATTCGCatgtcattttttttaacagctagACTTTATCAAAATCACTTTCACTCTACGACCAACACAAAACCCCTGTAAACGAAACCCGCACCTGAAACCCTCCACGGCCGAGGACTGACCTTCCACCCTGAAAAATGTGGCTGAACCAATCGATACCgtgctgggaagggagagaaccGTCCCTGACGAAAGACGGTGATTTTAGGGATCTAAAGCCAGGCCCAAACCGCTGCAGCAAAAAAAGCCTCCCAGAGAACCGCGCACCTCGCCTCGGCCAGTGCCGCCCGGCCCCCAGCAGCTGTCTCAGGTCGCGCACCCGCCGGAAACGGGATCGCTTGCGCTGAAGGACGCGCTTTTCATCCAGACCTACACAGGCACAAATCTGACTCCCGAGACACAGCGCCGGCACCGGCCTGCGCTCCGCACCCGCCCAGGAACTGCCGCGGCAGCAGCGAGGGGACGGCTGAGACGGGGCAGAGCCAGTCCTGCAGGGGAAAGCGCCAGCTACCGACGCCCGGGGGTAGCTAGTGGGGGAGCGCCGGAAGCTCCCGGCAGGCTCCGGATGGCCGTCATGGCGGAGAAGGTGAGGCTCCGTgcgctcctgcagctgggtcccCGGAAGCCCCAGGCGTCCCCAAAACAAAGAGAGGAACAGCATGGGAGACAGAAAGACGCCCCGGGCCGTGGTTGGCAGCAGTGGGCACTCGGGTAGGAGGGACGCACCTTGGCCCACGGCGGCACCTCCAGGGCCTGCCTGTCACTCCCCGTTCTTAGCGGAGGGAGGTGCTGGGCCTGTAACAGGAAGCCGAGGGGAGGGCCTCCGCCGGTGCGGCTGTCAGAGTCGCCCATCGCCTCTGACACCGGTCCCCTCTTGGCCCGCTCCAGCCACGAGTAAGGCCGGTGCGCTCTGCCGCCCCGCGCCCTCGGCCCGCGCGGGTAAGGCAGAAAGCGCTGCCGTGCAGTTGCTGCCCTGTTGCTTATCCCGCCCATGGCGTTCTTACCGAGACGAGAGGCAGAGGTGCGGTGTTGCAGCCTGTAAGGCAGCGCTTGTTCTTGCACTTCGTGGAGGTGGTCTTAGGAGAGGGATGAGCACAATCATGTTTAGTCGCTGAAAGGCCtttttgctgcattttaatTACACTGGCACTGTTTCCCGAACTAtgtatttacatgtatttttccttctccaggtaTCCTTTAGGAACGCACTTCATCCAATATGGCTTTGATTAGCCGAAAAagtttccagttttgttcatcCAGCACACCTACAAGCAGGTCCCTTTTGATGACACTAAACAAAAGGTTGAGCTTTATGTGTGGGCAGCAAAAGCCTGAGAACTGTAGCTCCATAGCCATGAGGATGGTATGCCTCAAAGATAAATCTCAGTATgtgttttgcagaaaaaaacacGTACAACTGCAGATCCAGTCTCTTTCTGTTAATGAAACTCTGCATCTCTGTGGAGACACTGGGAGCGATGCTAAATCTAATACTGTGTGGATGGATGGACAACTGTTTTTCAGGAAGCTGAACAGCCTTTGCACGTCGAAAGAGATTTTTGACTTTCTTAGCTCTCTGGAAGTTATGTCTGATACTATGGCAtcaggagcactgcagagaaTTTCTGAAATTGAAGTGGATGACAAGGGTTTGAAAAAGCCAGAAGGAGTGTTAGAGAATGAAGTTTTCAGGGCATTATGCTTCCAGTTTGAATTTGAATCCTCAAAACTGTCAAACGCTGGCCTGCTGAACGCATTGCAAGCTTTGATAAAACTACGTATAGATCCCCAGAGTACACTGGTGGCAACTTTGCTTTCAGAGGGTGAGAAACGGCTTGGTAAGGGACAATTGTCAGTTAAAAATCTATGTATTCTTGGAGAGAGTTTGCTTGAGTTGGAAAATCCAAGTTctgcaacactggaacaaatTATGAACCACATGCAAGAAAAGGACATTGAAAAGTGGACTCCTAGGGAGATGGTGTTGGTTTATAAGATACTGCAGGTGATTGTCAGGGAAGGTAAACAACACCAAGACTTGATAAAGAGAATGAACAGTGTCACTTTAACTATAGTTTCCCAGCTAAGCCCAAAGTGCACAAGCATCATACTGAATTCACTGGTTGTTCTTAATCAGACTCAGGCAGTTCCCTTAGTCACAGCACTATGTAAACATTCTGTGAAGCATATTCCGTATTTCATAGGTGATGAACTGGTAGATATACTGGAAGCCTTCCTCTACTTTGGATATCGTGAACAAATTTTCACAGAGGCACTGGAAACACATGTTCCCAAGTCCATCTTTACTATGCATCCTCAAACAGTCAGCAAAGTCATGCAGTATTGCTGCCGAAAGCTGATCCTTTCTAAGCCCATCTTTGATGCGGTGGCAGAAAGTTTCATTTCTAATGGTGACAGATTTACCACTGACCAGATTGCTGGGTATATTGTACCATTTGGGACCCTTAATTATCTGCCTCCAAGTGCTTCTTCCTTGTTTAGGAAGCTTGAAACCATATTGCATACTCGTCTTAGTCACTTTGAGCCTCACACTTTGCTGAACCTGCTGCACTCATGTGTCCTTGTTCAACGTTACCCATTAAATTTTCTGCCGAAAATATTTAGTCCCTATTTTCTGCATCAGCTTCAAGGTAAGAACCAGCATTTCTCTTGTGATGCTTTGCACTTCTTTCTGATGTGGTCTGTATGTTATCAAGCACCTATTTCTTGCCGCTTTCATCTGTCAAATCAGCAATGACATGATGAA
The window above is part of the Indicator indicator isolate 239-I01 chromosome 6, UM_Iind_1.1, whole genome shotgun sequence genome. Proteins encoded here:
- the FASTKD3 gene encoding FAST kinase domain-containing protein 3, mitochondrial, with translation MALISRKSFQFCSSSTPTSRSLLMTLNKRLSFMCGQQKPENCSSIAMRMVCLKDKSQYVFCRKKHVQLQIQSLSVNETLHLCGDTGSDAKSNTVWMDGQLFFRKLNSLCTSKEIFDFLSSLEVMSDTMASGALQRISEIEVDDKGLKKPEGVLENEVFRALCFQFEFESSKLSNAGLLNALQALIKLRIDPQSTLVATLLSEGEKRLGKGQLSVKNLCILGESLLELENPSSATLEQIMNHMQEKDIEKWTPREMVLVYKILQVIVREGKQHQDLIKRMNSVTLTIVSQLSPKCTSIILNSLVVLNQTQAVPLVTALCKHSVKHIPYFIGDELVDILEAFLYFGYREQIFTEALETHVPKSIFTMHPQTVSKVMQYCCRKLILSKPIFDAVAESFISNGDRFTTDQIAGYIVPFGTLNYLPPSASSLFRKLETILHTRLSHFEPHTLLNLLHSCVLVQRYPLNFLPKIFSPYFLHQLQAQPPGLDRIVTSQLIQLFLTVTLECPFYEGPKLLPKNQLKGFVMPRSSLDVHLLKRVKSGLLYLLKKRTYFASGVSTPYFYKVDIEIKLDEDGFVLPAAQCEEVHRRIALCVDGQSRFCVNSHNLLGEEAIKQRHLQLLGYEVVQIPFFEIESLQNCREMAEYLHKKVFPLIHTDSADNTGE